From Methanospirillum lacunae, a single genomic window includes:
- a CDS encoding V4R domain-containing protein, with protein sequence MNQREKFKFTWELIGDPTDGRPNLGPLVPLEVYRIMQYCFREVVEEKYGVEQGESIIYEAGKKAGVGFYYHVLPTTTDHQEFIRTLQDALRQLKIGIFRIEQGDLDGNLITASVSEDLDCSGLPELGYGVCTYDEGFLAGIFEQYTGKKCRVREIDCWCTGERTCRFSIEFCS encoded by the coding sequence ATGAATCAACGGGAAAAATTTAAATTTACATGGGAACTTATTGGAGATCCAACTGACGGAAGGCCAAATCTGGGCCCTCTTGTTCCTCTTGAAGTTTATAGGATCATGCAATATTGTTTTCGTGAGGTCGTAGAGGAAAAATATGGCGTTGAACAGGGTGAATCTATTATTTATGAGGCTGGAAAAAAAGCAGGAGTAGGTTTTTATTACCATGTTCTACCAACTACAACAGATCATCAAGAATTTATAAGAACCCTTCAGGATGCACTAAGACAATTAAAGATTGGCATATTTAGGATTGAGCAGGGAGATTTGGATGGTAATCTCATAACTGCATCAGTTTCAGAAGACCTTGATTGCTCTGGTTTGCCTGAACTTGGATACGGTGTATGTACTTATGATGAAGGATTTCTGGCTGGGATTTTTGAACAATATACAGGGAAAAAATGCCGGGTGCGGGAGATAGATTGCTGGTGTACAGGCGAGAGAACCTGTCGGTTTAGTATTGAATTTTGTTCATAA